In one window of Acanthochromis polyacanthus isolate Apoly-LR-REF ecotype Palm Island chromosome 8, KAUST_Apoly_ChrSc, whole genome shotgun sequence DNA:
- the LOC110965495 gene encoding uncharacterized protein LOC110965495, translating into MNIHVVCIPDNHGIILVSPAHPVTEGDSVTLGCRLTTQNVLSNVLFYKDDKLIQNDSRGEMSISAVSKSDEGFYKCQHSGKESPQSWMAVKQSSSENSSFPALLITGLVCGVLLIILLLLLCCCKQSKDSCFIRSQSTNQRSATDDTINQDEALNNECAFPVNCDACLYESIKDTDKDESSDVAYSAIELKNVANKGTRKSPEESAVYAVVKKRSSTDDSLTYAQVLYHKKGKAKRDKGESAAEESLF; encoded by the exons ATGAATATTCATGTTGTTTGTATTCCAGATAATCATGGTATTATCCTGGTGAGCCCTGCCCATCCTGTGACTGAGGGAGATTCTGTTACTCTTGGCTGCAGGTTGACGACACAAAATGTTCTTTCTAATGTGCTTTTCTATAAAGATGACAAACTCATCCAAAATGATTCCAGAGGAGAGATGAGCATCTCTGCAGTGTCAAAGTCTGATGAAGGTTTCTACAAGTGTCAACACTCAGGAAAAGAATCACCACAGAGTTGGATGGCAGTGAAAC AGTCCAGTTCTGAAAACTCTTCCTTTCCTGCTCTGCTGATCACTGGGCTGGTTTGTGGAGTTTTACTGAtcattcttctgctgctgttgtgttgctGCAAACAGTCAAAGG attcATGCTTCATCAG GTCTCAGAGCACAAATCAGCGCTCTGCTACAGACGACACCATCAACCAGGATGAAGCTCTAAACAATGAATGCGCCTTTCCTGTCAACT GTGATGCTTGTCTCTATGAATCGATCAAAGACACTGATAAAG ATGAATCCTCAGATGTCGCATATTCTGCGATTGAGCTTAAAAACGTGGCTAACAAGG GGACGAGGAAGAGTCCAGAGGAGAGTGCAGTTTACGCTGTTGTGAAGAAACGATCATCTACAG ATGACAGTCTGACGTACGCTCAGGTTCTCTACCACAAGAAAGGTAAAGCCAAGAGAGACAAAG GAGAATCAGCAGCTGAAGAAAGTTTATTCTGA